CGACAGAAAAAAACACCAACTCTGACAAAAAGAACGTTCTGCAAATAATCTAGGCATTTGGAAGGTCATGTGAATATATGTAGAAGGAATATGCTTGAGTATATGAAACTGATACTAGGAAATTAGTTTTGGGTCCTTGTTATTGCAGGTTGTTTATGCCACCAAACTTTTATATACTGAAATTGCAATGCAATACAAGGCATTGCAGCTCTGGAAACTAACATGTGTTAATTACTGAAAattattttgaagttactaatTACTATGATTTTCATCAGACATTAGATACTTTTTATGCTGTTCTACTGAATACATGACCTGCAAATGGTTAAAGATGTGATAATGAGACATAACCCCATCATTTAAAGTAATGTTCTTGCCAAAGTTAATAGCAGTTAAAACCACATTAATTTCAATTGGAGAAGGCCAAGGCCAAAGTCCTTAAGAAGACCAACACCAGTTTCGGGAAGAAGCACCAAAGAAGGCAAAATCAGAACTACAGCAGAAAAAAATAACTGTTTGGGGTTATTTATTTATGCATAATTCACAATGTGGCATCGTTCACAGTATTTCAGCTATAAGCGCCATAATATGATTAACAATTTTGTCTACAGATCAAGGAAAAAGTCAGGAGAAAGGTGTAAACCAAATATGCCCTACATTGGTCAACATGAGTGCGGTCATGGCTTGGGATTCTCCTTGTTGAGCTCCCTCTTGGGCCTCTGCGGCGCATTCTTGGGGTTGGTGAACCATGTCGTGTAGAGGAACTGTTTTTGAGGTCCGTCGTGGTCGCCGATGAGCCTGAGCTTCTGCTTCTCCCTCATCCACCGCAGCATGATCTTCATCTGCCTCTTGCTTGTCAAACCCATCAGCCCCACGCCCTGAAGAAAATCAACACACCGTGCACGTTCTAAATTACAAGGAATCCAAACTGACACTTCAATCCATTGCAAGAACAAAGAAGACATGGCCCGTCCACCAACATCGGCGgacagacatttcatcgaacaggtTGCGTGCGGAGATGAAACACAAGTTTAGTACAGAGTGAGCGCATACCTTGACGTGCTCCCAAACGTCGGAGATGGTGAGGGGGCCATGCTCCTTGACGACATCGAAGATG
The Aegilops tauschii subsp. strangulata cultivar AL8/78 chromosome 3, Aet v6.0, whole genome shotgun sequence genome window above contains:
- the LOC123497447 gene encoding uncharacterized protein — encoded protein: MFATAARWAAKKGKPKMAPIEPTTAPEQAQSITRTIFDVVKEHGPLTISDVWEHVKGVGLMGLTSKRQMKIMLRWMREKQKLRLIGDHDGPQKQFLYTTWFTNPKNAPQRPKRELNKENPKP